The following are encoded together in the Pectobacterium wasabiae CFBP 3304 genome:
- the nrfC gene encoding cytochrome c nitrite reductase Fe-S protein has translation MSCSRRQFLARMGGLIAITSTAGLVVAQTLNVNGVRYGMIHDESLCIGCTACMDACRDVNQVPEGVSRLKIIRSEPIGTFPDVKYRFFRHSCQHCDHAPCVDVCPTGASFRDAASGIVDVNPDLCVGCQYCIAACPYQVRFIHPQTKTADKCDFCRKTNLKQGKLPACVLSCPTKALTFGNLDDPDSEISRLLRQQPTYRYKIALGTRPKVYRVPFKYGEVHQ, from the coding sequence ATGAGTTGCTCTCGTCGTCAATTTCTTGCCCGTATGGGCGGGCTGATTGCCATCACCAGTACGGCGGGGCTGGTTGTCGCACAGACGCTGAACGTTAACGGCGTCCGCTACGGCATGATCCACGATGAATCGCTCTGTATCGGCTGTACGGCGTGCATGGATGCCTGCCGTGACGTCAATCAGGTGCCGGAAGGGGTATCACGCCTGAAGATCATTCGCAGCGAACCCATCGGGACCTTTCCTGACGTGAAATATCGCTTTTTCCGTCACTCATGCCAGCACTGCGATCATGCCCCCTGTGTTGACGTGTGTCCAACCGGAGCGTCGTTCCGCGATGCGGCAAGCGGCATTGTCGATGTCAATCCCGATCTGTGCGTAGGTTGCCAATACTGTATTGCTGCCTGCCCTTATCAGGTGCGCTTTATTCATCCGCAGACGAAAACGGCGGATAAGTGCGATTTTTGCCGCAAAACCAACCTGAAACAAGGGAAGCTGCCTGCCTGTGTGTTGTCTTGTCCGACGAAGGCGCTGACGTTCGGTAACCTTGACGATCCTGACAGCGAGATCTCTCGCCTGCTTCGTCAACAGCCGACGTATCGCTACAAAATTGCGCTCGGCACCCGCCCTAAGGTCTATCGCGTACCGTTTAAATACGGGGAGGTTCATCAATGA
- the nrfB gene encoding cytochrome c nitrite reductase pentaheme subunit: MSVLRSLLTAGVLVSGMLWALPGLTQPAPQAEKGERWTVMPQRNPDEACLQCHKPEEDGMQGKHASAVNPHNQQQLTCTNCHGKPSLLHREGVKDVMRFNFPMYKVEEQNSVCMSCHTPEQLQKSFWPHDVHVAKVACASCHQLHPTQDSMQTLNDKSRIKLCVDCHSDQRNNPDFNPASVHLGNKRQP; the protein is encoded by the coding sequence ATGAGCGTATTACGTTCGTTATTGACTGCCGGGGTGCTGGTATCAGGCATGCTTTGGGCCTTGCCAGGGCTGACGCAGCCCGCACCTCAGGCGGAAAAAGGAGAGCGGTGGACGGTAATGCCACAACGCAATCCCGATGAGGCTTGTCTACAGTGCCATAAACCGGAAGAGGATGGCATGCAGGGCAAACATGCCTCCGCCGTCAACCCGCATAATCAACAACAACTGACCTGTACCAATTGTCATGGCAAGCCGTCGCTGCTGCACCGTGAGGGCGTTAAAGATGTCATGCGCTTTAACTTCCCGATGTATAAGGTGGAAGAGCAAAACAGCGTCTGTATGTCATGCCATACGCCGGAGCAGTTGCAGAAATCGTTTTGGCCACACGATGTGCATGTAGCCAAAGTGGCGTGTGCCAGTTGCCATCAGTTGCATCCTACGCAGGATAGTATGCAAACGCTGAACGACAAGAGCCGCATTAAACTGTGTGTCGATTGCCATAGCGATCAGCGTAATAACCCAGATTTCAACCCAGCCTCAGTGCATCTGGGTAATAAGAGGCAGCCATGA
- a CDS encoding heme lyase CcmF/NrfE family subunit — translation MLLLPEFGYVALSLASCVGVATALLTFSGYTLRWSGTYRLARYWTLVLFGLVLFAFIALTLSVVQDDFSVNYVAQHSHRDLPLGLKIAAVWGGHEGSLLLWLLCLSGWSAAFACRYRKATSALFPLTLAMLAVIATALLVFIVFFSDPFVRLFPPAVAGRDLNPMLQHIGLILHPPLLYLGYGGLTVSAALALAALIHGEFTAPAAWICWRWTLPAWSLLTLGIILGSWWAYNELGWGGWWFWDPVENASLLPWLTASALLHSLSVTRMRGIFRHWSLILALLTFILCLLGTLIVRSGILVSVHAFALEHGRAVPLFILFACLSMAALAVYGWRAQLVHSAARFSGWSREMAILLVLLLFSAVALVVLIGTLYPMIYGLAGWGKISVGAPYFNRVLLPFGGLMLLLIGGAAGSYWKRSARWSARRLTMTLASGVIIALCLWPYGYGVALAAGLIGWVMAAQWLQPLSAIRQQLPALLAHTGVALFALGIAFSAGSKQEISVNVAQGEQVTLGDYHFRFLQLDLVAAQNYTAEQAVIAIYRGDSPIAQIMPERRYYNARKQQMIEPGIAWGPIREWYAVMGEKTGENRYAMRFYVQTGVRWVWGGGMLMVAGALLGWFRGRRVYD, via the coding sequence ATGTTGTTATTGCCAGAATTTGGGTATGTGGCGTTGTCGCTGGCGAGTTGCGTGGGTGTGGCGACGGCGTTGCTGACATTTTCAGGCTACACCTTGCGCTGGTCGGGTACGTACCGACTGGCGCGGTACTGGACGCTGGTGCTGTTTGGCCTTGTGCTGTTCGCGTTTATCGCGCTGACGCTGAGCGTGGTGCAGGATGATTTTTCCGTCAACTATGTCGCTCAGCATAGCCATCGTGATTTACCGCTGGGGCTAAAGATAGCCGCGGTCTGGGGTGGGCATGAAGGGTCGCTGCTGCTGTGGCTGTTATGTTTGTCCGGCTGGAGTGCGGCATTTGCCTGCCGCTATCGCAAGGCGACGAGCGCGCTGTTTCCGCTAACGTTGGCGATGCTGGCCGTGATAGCGACCGCACTGCTGGTGTTCATTGTGTTTTTTTCCGATCCTTTTGTGCGCCTCTTCCCGCCCGCTGTGGCGGGGAGAGATCTCAACCCGATGTTGCAGCACATTGGTCTCATCCTTCATCCGCCATTGCTCTACCTGGGCTATGGCGGGTTAACCGTGAGTGCGGCATTGGCGTTAGCTGCCCTGATTCACGGTGAGTTTACGGCTCCGGCTGCCTGGATTTGCTGGCGCTGGACGCTGCCAGCCTGGAGCCTGTTAACGCTGGGTATCATCCTGGGATCGTGGTGGGCTTATAACGAACTGGGCTGGGGAGGATGGTGGTTCTGGGACCCGGTAGAAAACGCCTCATTGCTCCCGTGGTTAACGGCTAGCGCACTGCTCCACAGCCTCTCTGTCACCCGGATGCGCGGTATTTTCCGCCATTGGTCGCTGATATTAGCGCTGTTGACCTTCATTTTATGCCTACTGGGCACGTTGATTGTTCGTTCCGGGATACTGGTTTCGGTCCACGCCTTCGCCCTCGAACATGGTCGTGCGGTGCCTTTATTTATCCTATTTGCCTGTTTAAGCATGGCGGCGCTGGCTGTTTATGGCTGGCGTGCCCAGCTTGTTCATTCCGCTGCACGTTTCTCCGGTTGGTCGCGGGAAATGGCGATATTGCTGGTGTTGCTGTTGTTTAGCGCCGTGGCGCTGGTGGTACTGATCGGCACGCTTTATCCGATGATTTATGGCTTGGCGGGCTGGGGGAAAATCTCGGTAGGTGCCCCCTATTTTAACCGTGTGCTCTTGCCCTTCGGTGGTCTGATGCTGTTGCTTATTGGGGGCGCGGCGGGAAGTTACTGGAAGCGCAGTGCACGCTGGTCTGCCCGACGTTTAACCATGACGCTGGCGAGTGGTGTCATCATCGCTCTGTGCTTATGGCCGTATGGATATGGCGTGGCGCTGGCTGCAGGTCTGATCGGTTGGGTTATGGCCGCACAGTGGCTACAGCCGCTGTCGGCGATACGCCAGCAGCTTCCTGCGTTGTTAGCGCATACAGGCGTGGCATTGTTTGCCTTGGGCATCGCGTTTTCTGCGGGCAGTAAGCAGGAAATCAGCGTCAATGTAGCTCAGGGAGAGCAGGTCACGCTGGGTGACTATCATTTTCGATTTTTACAGTTGGACTTAGTGGCGGCGCAGAATTACACCGCCGAGCAGGCCGTGATTGCGATTTATCGTGGCGATTCGCCGATCGCCCAAATCATGCCGGAACGTCGTTACTACAATGCACGTAAACAGCAGATGATTGAGCCGGGTATTGCCTGGGGGCCGATCAGAGAATGGTATGCCGTAATGGGCGAGAAAACCGGCGAAAACCGTTATGCAATGCGTTTCTATGTGCAGACCGGGGTTCGCTGGGTGTGGGGCGGCGGTATGTTAATGGTTGCGGGCGCATTGCTGGGGTGGTTCCGAGGGAGAAGGGTCTATGACTAA